A stretch of DNA from Nilaparvata lugens isolate BPH unplaced genomic scaffold, ASM1435652v1 scaffold7431, whole genome shotgun sequence:
attaataattataaaaaagtgTTAAGTTAGTGTTAAGTGCTTGTTGTAAACTTTGCAAGTGGAAATAATGcgtttttgttgttgttttttgcAGATAGGATGCTGAGCTGAAGATGGGCAATTCTAGCTCGGCGGCgcaccacccccacccccatcACGGCCTCCAGGGGCAGCCGCAGCGATGGACGCACTCCTATCCACGTGCCACCTCCACTGCCGCCTCCGCAGCCGCCTCCGGGGGCCTCAAGGTGCTGCCCGAACGGGTGCCCGGCCAGCGGTTGAGAGTCACCAACAACGGCGCCATCTTGCAAAATGGCGGCACCATCAGCGGGCGGAGGCCGTCTGTTGGCAACTTGGTAAGCATGACATTCACTTCGTCAAGATCTCTGTTGATCTAGAACCAGCCTGAGTGAACTACTTCAGttctcagttcgtcaagttcaGCTTTCAGAAAGTCCAGTGGATACAGTTttatcaggacctcctatatacctATCCTactatattaagcgagcaatttctgtatttttatatatttaaaaattagatataaaaattcgattgcgctagtctcatccttgggaaaactcgctgtacgacataaaaaggatattcatcttggctgaaacagctgtggatagtaaaaagtgaaaagcgagtgagtatgtttgaaaaatcaaatatcgcatccccgaaattcataagatggcataaagccagctgtgaaataatataaacacgatcattttagagaattgtgttctgttatcaataaaaaaaataacgagcgaagctcggtgcccctacTACTACCTATATAAAGGATGTCCTGGTATTATATTCAGAGTATTTCACGGAAGAGTAACAGctgaagaccatagattctacatgaaattgaaacaaatatgTCAAGTAGAATGTACTTATATCCCTCCTATCCTATAAATTGGAAGTCCTGATATTATATTCAGAGTATCTCACGAAAGATTAACAGCTGAAGatcatagattctacatgaaatttgcaacaaaaaatgtgaagtaaaattttcttatatcgaccttagttttcgagatatttaggTTTTTCGATTTTctgaaaaacttcaataactGGAAAACTTTCAGTCAGaatctaattctaaggatattattaaattaaattataatagcaATAGCACAGTCAATGATGCATAATAATACACTTGGAGAACTCGTCATAATTACAATACAAAAGAAATCAATAGTATGTTCATTTCAATGGtcttaaggtgcattttcgtttctGCGTAAGTTCCGCAGTCgtcgacgacaagcattgttgacattcatattgtacaaatttcaagtgtgctagaacagctgatcaaataatttcattattaattgagaattgaacttttctaataatatcaacatattgcattaaaagtataagctcaacctgccccattaaaacataattcaacataatctttcaggttattaaacaaattgaaatcccCCAATCTGAGATCTCttcctgtcgtggtcgacgacggcatttacgcacaaacgaaaacccagcttttgAGTCATCATCATCTGCCTCATTATTCACGCACAATCCTAGAGGTCATGTGGGAATCATCCTCATAAAAAATGGCGTTATGAGTTAtgatagttcaaataataaACACACTTGTTGGAAGATGATGTTTGAAAATATGAAACTAATCACACATCACTCATTtagtatataaaataatttcctAGAAGCAATTCAAAGTAATTGCACAATGATACTACTTATTACAAGATAATAACCGGAATATGAAGATAACTTATACGTTTAAACAAGTAAACTTATTTATtgacataattatttcaacttgtattgtataaataatatttattctcataaaCCAATTTTGGTAATCTAGGTGTAGTCATAGCCATTCAGTAGCCTACTTATGCATAgtttaaattaaaaaagtagGTGTTGTTATGAAGGAAGAAAATACATGTATTGTAATAGTACTTACGTCACAattccggtaacgataatttaccgcataagtatgattgtttctgcccgaacgTAGTtgctcaactacgtttcgggcagaattatcatatgaatgcggtaaatacgttaccgtacaatattttttgtcatatttatctgagaagaataatattgctgagaacagaaaccattacctgcttaTGCTCGAGTTACTGCAttttataaacatgacctagcccgtagcgcctagttcataacagacagacccatCGAGCTCGAATGAAATAAAAGGCctatattataagatttcagatgagttcttataacttgaaacttcttAGATGagttattgaattatttgagttattatATCAACATAGGACTATTTTATTAACTATAGAACTAGGAAACATAGtctactcgactgtaaagaaaacatatgatctctttacagtatagtatgctgtaatgaaaatcacatgttttcttgttatgcaaacagctgtttaccggcttgattcaatgcatggaaaacagatGCAATtgagtatgacaaaaaaattacagtattttatagAGATGTACATGGTTCAATAGAATGAAGAACTTTTATGTCTATATGGGACAAAGTTATGAAAGGATAGAGACAGAAATAATGACCTAAACTGATATGGAAATTGAAGAATAGCAGTCAGATATACCAATATGTATGATTCACCACAGAGCAAGATAGGAGATCCTTTTTTTGTGGATTCACATAATAATGGAGTTTGATATGAGTAACGGTGACAGGAACAGGTTGGCCCTAAAATATTCACCGAGTACTGTATTTCAACTGTttgtaaatatgttttttttttgagaataCGAATTATTTCTTCTCATTTCAAAACTTGGAATGTTGAATTTTCAGCCGAGGCAGAGGAGTTCAAGTCAAGGTAGCCACCATGAGTCGAAACGAAGCTTGTATGGAAGTGAGCCGGACCTTCGCTACACGGGACGGGAGTTCCACCACCAGCCTTACAGCAACGATAGTCCAGCCAAACTGAGGATATCAAGATCACGCAAAAAGTACAAAGCACCTCCTGCACCTCATATCAATGGAAATGCTGTGAGTATTCGAATCCAAATTCCTCCATTtcctatactagtagttctgtgaacagagatacctcgcgctcagtaagttacattgacctgttgttatgttttctcaaaatcaattaataatttactatcaatttaaatgtctagaaaaaatcctgaataaacatagagctttctgtcctattgtaccgtgacgtgtcgtcccggaatgtgactGTGAgagctgttatcaggtctggctgcaactgtctaaacgtgatggaaagatacattttcaagatatccgatgtttttgaacgggtagtatttagtcaactgtctactaacgttgatggagaatacattttcaagattttcgatgtttttgaacggtgGTATTAGACAGCTGATTAACCACTAGATTTAACACTGATTTTACCACTGAcagctgattatgatgaataattctaaagtctgatttttacggtacagtaatattggcgttcaaaggagactccttttccttttgtatatccttaaaatgcaaaatttcaaaaaaacgtATGTACCTATACGTCAAcgtgaaattcaaaaaggataatacctgtcaaatttcatgaaaatctattgctgcgttccactgtaaatgcggaacataaatataaacatataaacataaagagaaatacaaaaccgtcgacttgaatcttagatctcacttcgctcggtcaaaaaatagttattgtaaatcgaatatagaaatgaaaagattctaacattaaaataaaaatgttacaaagaatGGATAAAACTAACAAATTAATGTCAGAGGACTCATATCTGCCATGAAGCAACACATGAGTAAGAAGTATGAGTAGCCTACACAGTGCAATAGATACACACCTACATACAGCAATAAATAATCGATAATACGACTGAACAAGGATATCTCTCAATAGACTGTTTAGtattctatgaaattttcacGAGAGAA
This window harbors:
- the LOC120356655 gene encoding uncharacterized protein LOC120356655: MGNSSSAAHHPHPHHGLQGQPQRWTHSYPRATSTAASAAASGGLKVLPERVPGQRLRVTNNGAILQNGGTISGRRPSVGNLPRQRSSSQGSHHESKRSLYGSEPDLRYTGREFHHQPYSNDSPAKLRISRSRKKYKAPPAPHINGNAIDSSSPDSYQHWEMSGGGSGGGETAAPSRRLRLSRRVRRQRGGETRRQSLSTQLWTGHAFPRPTPEGVIFSAIPG